A single genomic interval of Falsibacillus albus harbors:
- a CDS encoding DUF421 domain-containing protein translates to MPSYLLAAVRSVFLILGIFIIAKLLGKKQLSKLSFFEYITGITVGDIAGTLSMDPNLSLTDGVTSIVIWSIFPIILSVVSLKSPKIRHIVEGKPTVFIENGKIKEKGLRKEKYSTDELLEQLRKKDIFKVADVEFATLDTNGDLSVLLKRSKQPLTYGDFGGKEHKTYPPQAVINDGEIDDEMLRMLGLNEKWLTYELEKKGIEPDQVFFAQADQKGELTFDLYDKNENNP, encoded by the coding sequence ATGCCAAGTTATTTATTAGCAGCTGTACGATCTGTCTTTTTAATTTTGGGAATCTTTATCATTGCCAAGTTATTGGGGAAAAAACAGCTTTCAAAGCTTTCATTTTTTGAGTATATTACAGGGATCACGGTTGGGGACATTGCGGGAACCTTATCAATGGATCCAAATCTGAGCTTGACGGATGGTGTGACAAGCATTGTCATTTGGTCGATATTTCCAATCATCCTTTCAGTTGTTTCTCTGAAAAGTCCTAAAATCAGGCACATTGTAGAAGGAAAACCGACTGTGTTCATTGAAAATGGGAAAATCAAAGAAAAGGGCTTGAGAAAAGAAAAATATTCAACCGACGAGCTTCTGGAACAATTGAGGAAAAAAGATATCTTTAAAGTGGCAGATGTAGAATTTGCAACTCTGGACACAAACGGGGACTTGAGCGTGCTATTAAAAAGGTCCAAACAGCCGTTGACATACGGCGACTTCGGGGGCAAAGAACATAAAACATATCCACCTCAGGCAGTGATAAATGATGGGGAAATCGATGATGAAATGCTCAGGATGCTTGGATTGAATGAGAAATGGCTGACCTATGAGCTTGAAAAAAAGGGGATCGAACCAGACCAAGTATTCTTTGCTCAAGCCGATCAAAAAGGAGAACTCACCTTCGATCTTTACGACAAAAATGAAAACAATCCATAA